A part of Sulfurimonas sp. HSL-1716 genomic DNA contains:
- a CDS encoding acylneuraminate cytidylyltransferase family protein, with protein sequence MKNVLCTICARGGSKGVKNKNIKEINGKPLIAYTIEQAKASGLFEHIVISTDSDEIADTAKKYGAEVFFKRSAEMAGDTAGKLDVIKDAFMKSEEYYGKKFDYLIDLDVTAPLRSVEDIVDSFEQFIQNDNDNLITAMPSRRSPYFNLVEVDKNGKVELSKKLDDTVVRRQDAPKSYDMNASIYIWKRDTILNENSIFLERTGLYVMPEERSIDIDNELDFEFVEFLMRKQDAR encoded by the coding sequence ATGAAGAATGTACTATGTACTATATGTGCTCGAGGCGGTTCCAAAGGTGTGAAAAATAAAAATATCAAAGAGATAAACGGTAAGCCTCTTATAGCTTATACGATCGAACAGGCTAAAGCTTCCGGATTATTTGAGCATATTGTGATCAGTACCGATTCGGATGAAATAGCTGATACTGCCAAAAAATACGGTGCTGAAGTGTTCTTTAAAAGAAGTGCTGAAATGGCAGGTGATACCGCAGGTAAGCTGGATGTCATAAAAGATGCTTTTATGAAGAGTGAAGAATATTACGGTAAGAAATTTGACTATTTGATAGATCTGGATGTAACCGCACCGCTTAGAAGCGTTGAAGATATAGTAGATTCGTTCGAACAGTTCATACAAAACGACAATGATAATCTTATCACGGCTATGCCGAGCAGACGAAGCCCTTATTTTAATCTTGTAGAAGTAGATAAGAACGGTAAAGTAGAACTCTCCAAGAAACTGGACGATACGGTTGTAAGAAGACAAGACGCACCAAAAAGCTATGATATGAACGCCTCGATCTATATATGGAAAAGAGATACCATATTAAATGAAAATTCTATCTTTTTGGAAAGAACAGGTCTATACGTAATGCCCGAAGAAAGATCGATCGATATAGACAATGAACTTGATTTTGAATTTGTAGAGTTTTTGATGAGGAAACAAGATGCTAGATAG
- a CDS encoding oxidoreductase: MLDSKVVVVTGGAGLIGKEFIKAIVENDGIAVIADINEELGTKAKADLSKELNSSNIDFIRLDITSTDSLQECLEYLDGKYGRIDALVNNAYPRNKNYGKHFFDVKYEDFVENIGLNLGGYFTASQQFATYFQKQGYGNIINISSIYGVVAPKFEIYDNTPMTMPVEYAAIKSGLIHLTKYMAKYFKGMNIKVNALSPGGIFDNQPEPFLEAYKKQCSNKGMLDKSDLKGTLVYLLSDMSRYVNGQNIIVDDGFSL; this comes from the coding sequence ATGCTAGATAGCAAGGTAGTAGTCGTTACCGGCGGTGCAGGACTTATAGGAAAAGAGTTTATCAAAGCCATAGTGGAAAATGACGGTATAGCTGTAATCGCAGATATAAATGAAGAACTCGGTACAAAGGCAAAAGCAGACCTGTCAAAAGAACTGAACAGTTCAAATATAGATTTTATAAGACTTGATATCACTTCTACGGATTCATTACAAGAGTGTCTAGAGTATCTTGACGGAAAATACGGCAGGATAGATGCGTTGGTAAATAATGCTTACCCGAGAAATAAAAACTACGGTAAGCATTTTTTTGATGTAAAGTATGAAGATTTTGTAGAGAACATAGGTTTAAACCTGGGCGGGTATTTTACTGCTTCACAGCAATTTGCTACCTATTTCCAGAAACAGGGATATGGAAATATCATCAATATCAGTTCCATATATGGGGTAGTCGCTCCAAAGTTTGAGATATACGATAATACGCCGATGACAATGCCTGTAGAGTATGCCGCTATAAAATCAGGACTTATTCACCTTACAAAGTATATGGCAAAATACTTTAAAGGGATGAACATCAAGGTAAACGCGTTGAGTCCCGGCGGTATATTTGATAATCAGCCGGAACCTTTTTTGGAAGCATATAAAAAACAATGCTCAAATAAAGGTATGTTAGATAAAAGTGATCTAAAAGGCACTCTGGTATACCTGCTTAGTGATATGAGCAGGTATGTGAACGGACAGAATATTATAGTTGATGATGGGTTTAGCTTATAA
- a CDS encoding glycosyltransferase family 2 protein, with the protein MQLSIVTTLYKSSFYINEFYERITQEARKITNDYEIIFVDDGSPDDSLQKAINLHQKDSKVKVIELSRNFGHHKAIMTGLSHTEGDYVFLIDSDLEEEPELLAKFWSEMQNSQDIDVVYGVQAQRKGHWFEKLSGTIFWKIVDALSSIQIPSNILTARLMNKKYVKSLILYNESEVFLGGILADTGYNQLGVKVKKGSHSKTTYTFKKKVSLLTNSITSFSSKPLVYIFYFGFFITLVSAIFILKLIYNKLVLNIAFQGWTSLIISIWFFGGLIILVLGIMGIYLSKVFKEVKNRPYTIIKNIYEQENSHEL; encoded by the coding sequence ATGCAACTGTCTATAGTAACGACGCTGTATAAATCATCATTTTATATAAATGAGTTTTATGAAAGAATTACACAGGAAGCTAGAAAAATTACGAACGATTATGAAATAATTTTTGTAGATGACGGAAGCCCGGATGATAGCTTACAAAAAGCGATAAATTTACATCAAAAAGACAGTAAAGTGAAAGTTATAGAACTTTCACGGAACTTTGGACATCATAAAGCAATTATGACAGGACTCTCTCATACTGAAGGTGATTATGTTTTTTTGATAGATAGTGATTTAGAAGAAGAACCTGAATTATTAGCTAAGTTTTGGTCAGAGATGCAAAATAGTCAAGATATAGATGTCGTCTACGGTGTCCAAGCTCAGCGGAAAGGCCATTGGTTCGAAAAATTAAGCGGTACAATTTTTTGGAAGATAGTTGATGCTCTATCATCAATACAAATTCCATCAAACATATTAACAGCCAGGTTGATGAATAAAAAATATGTCAAATCCTTAATCCTTTATAACGAATCCGAGGTGTTTTTAGGAGGAATTTTAGCTGATACCGGCTATAACCAGTTAGGTGTAAAAGTAAAAAAAGGATCACATAGTAAAACAACATATACTTTCAAAAAAAAAGTTTCATTGTTAACTAATTCTATAACTTCTTTCAGTAGTAAACCTTTGGTGTACATTTTTTACTTTGGATTTTTTATAACTTTAGTATCTGCCATCTTTATTTTAAAACTCATTTATAATAAATTGGTTTTAAATATTGCATTTCAAGGCTGGACATCCCTTATTATCTCAATATGGTTTTTTGGAGGTTTAATCATTTTGGTGCTTGGAATAATGGGAATTTATTTATCTAAAGTTTTCAAAGAAGTGAAAAACAGACCATATACTATTATAAAAAATATTTACGAACAGGAAAACAGTCATGAGCTTTAA
- a CDS encoding WbqC family protein yields MKKIAILQSNYIPWKGYFDLISSVDEFIFYDDVQYTKNDWRNRNKIKTFQGVQWITIPVEQKNLEQKIKDTKVADNRWNKKHWSTISQSYAKAKYFQEYKDIFEELYLKGEEKYLSEINYKFIMTINKILGITTKIRWSDEFELSNGQTEKLLAICKQCDANVYLSGPAAKNYFNKNLAKQENIQVEWIDYSGYPEYNQLFLPFEHSVSIIDLIFNEGRNATQFMKSFEC; encoded by the coding sequence ATGAAAAAAATAGCAATATTACAATCTAATTATATTCCATGGAAAGGTTATTTCGATCTAATAAGCAGTGTAGATGAATTTATTTTTTATGATGATGTTCAATATACAAAAAATGATTGGCGAAACCGAAACAAAATAAAAACATTTCAGGGTGTTCAGTGGATAACGATCCCAGTAGAACAAAAAAATTTGGAGCAAAAAATAAAAGATACTAAAGTTGCAGACAATAGATGGAATAAAAAACATTGGAGTACAATATCCCAAAGCTATGCAAAAGCAAAATATTTTCAAGAATATAAAGACATTTTTGAAGAACTATATTTAAAGGGTGAAGAGAAGTATTTGAGCGAGATAAACTATAAATTTATAATGACTATAAATAAGATACTCGGTATAACTACGAAAATCAGATGGTCAGATGAATTTGAATTGTCAAATGGACAAACTGAAAAACTGTTGGCGATTTGTAAACAGTGTGATGCCAATGTATATCTGAGTGGACCTGCTGCAAAAAATTATTTTAATAAAAATCTGGCAAAACAGGAAAATATTCAAGTAGAATGGATAGACTACAGCGGTTATCCCGAGTATAACCAACTTTTTTTGCCATTTGAGCATAGCGTGAGTATAATAGATCTTATTTTCAATGAAGGACGAAATGCAACCCAATTTATGAAGAGTTTTGAATGCTAA
- a CDS encoding class I SAM-dependent methyltransferase: protein MILQEYKNVDNIKIFHETIDGHADYNVKGLENLYKQEEKHFWFIARKEFIFNNIKKFIEKHEKIIEIGAGTGNVSRYLIENEYKDISVGEMHLTGLKYAQSYGIEKCYQFNLLDTPFENEFNAVCMFDVLEHIEDASAALKNVNRMLQENGKIVLTVPSHMWLWNRSDAIAGHKIRYTKKQLMQKLEEEGFEVLSARYFFISIILLLILRRLLEKDNGREVKNQEYDKDISIISPLNHLLLWISRIENKLNRFLPNLCGGSLFIVGRKR, encoded by the coding sequence ATGATTTTACAGGAGTATAAAAATGTTGATAACATCAAAATTTTTCATGAAACTATCGATGGTCATGCAGATTACAATGTAAAGGGTTTAGAAAACCTTTATAAACAAGAAGAAAAACATTTTTGGTTTATTGCACGAAAAGAGTTTATCTTCAACAATATAAAAAAATTTATTGAAAAACATGAAAAAATCATAGAAATAGGTGCGGGTACAGGTAATGTATCAAGGTACTTGATAGAAAATGAGTATAAAGATATATCTGTAGGAGAAATGCATTTAACAGGATTAAAATATGCTCAAAGCTACGGTATAGAAAAATGTTATCAATTCAACTTACTTGACACTCCATTTGAAAATGAATTTAATGCAGTTTGTATGTTTGATGTGCTTGAGCATATCGAAGATGCAAGCGCGGCATTAAAAAATGTTAACAGAATGCTTCAGGAAAATGGGAAAATAGTATTAACGGTTCCTTCGCATATGTGGCTTTGGAATAGAAGTGATGCTATTGCAGGACATAAAATTAGATATACAAAAAAACAATTGATGCAAAAATTAGAGGAAGAAGGTTTTGAAGTATTGAGTGCAAGGTATTTTTTTATAAGTATAATTTTACTACTTATATTAAGGCGACTACTTGAAAAAGATAACGGTAGAGAAGTCAAAAATCAAGAATATGATAAAGATATTTCAATAATTTCACCTCTAAATCACTTATTGCTTTGGATATCAAGAATAGAAAATAAATTAAACCGATTTTTGCCAAACTTATGTGGCGGAAGTTTATTTATAGTAGGAAGGAAAAGATAA
- the rffA gene encoding dTDP-4-amino-4,6-dideoxygalactose transaminase: MIPFNKPPSTGNEEQYILQSIKSLKISGDGDFSKKCHQWFEEKLNCEKVLLTPSCTHALEMAAILLDIREGDEVIMPSYTFVSTANAFTLRGAKIVFVDIRPDTMNIDETKIEQAITNKTKVIVPVHYAGIACEMDAIMKIASRYGLFVVEDAAQGMMSSYKNRPLGTIGHLGTYSFHETKNYTSAGEGGLLIINDKQFIEKAEVIREKGTNRSLFFRGMVDKYTWVNIGSSYLLNDVSAAYLWGNLEKADEINQNRLNSWQSYYKELKPLEEKRLIELPNIPKECIHNSHMFYLKVKDIEERTKFLEYLNKNGIFAVFHYVPLHSSAAGKKFGRFVGKDIFTTRESERLVRLPMYYQLKPKDIYYISRIVHDYFSN, encoded by the coding sequence ATGATACCGTTTAATAAACCTCCTTCGACTGGGAATGAAGAACAATATATATTGCAATCGATAAAAAGCCTTAAAATCTCAGGAGATGGAGACTTTTCAAAAAAATGTCATCAATGGTTTGAAGAAAAGCTAAATTGTGAAAAGGTACTTTTAACGCCGTCATGTACTCATGCGCTTGAAATGGCAGCAATACTTCTTGATATAAGAGAAGGAGATGAAGTTATTATGCCTTCATATACATTTGTCAGTACAGCAAATGCTTTTACTTTAAGAGGGGCAAAAATTGTTTTTGTAGATATCCGTCCCGATACCATGAATATAGATGAAACAAAAATAGAGCAAGCGATCACAAATAAAACAAAAGTTATAGTTCCTGTTCATTATGCCGGCATAGCATGCGAAATGGATGCGATTATGAAAATTGCATCACGATATGGTCTTTTTGTTGTAGAAGATGCAGCTCAAGGAATGATGAGCAGTTATAAAAACAGACCACTAGGAACGATCGGGCATTTAGGAACCTATAGTTTTCATGAAACAAAAAATTATACAAGTGCGGGAGAAGGCGGACTTTTAATAATAAATGATAAACAGTTTATTGAAAAAGCAGAAGTCATAAGAGAAAAAGGAACCAACAGGAGCCTGTTTTTCAGAGGGATGGTCGACAAATACACATGGGTAAATATAGGAAGCAGCTATCTTCTCAATGATGTTAGTGCAGCATATTTATGGGGTAATCTTGAAAAAGCAGATGAAATTAATCAAAACAGATTAAATTCTTGGCAAAGTTATTATAAGGAATTAAAACCACTAGAAGAAAAAAGATTAATAGAACTTCCCAATATCCCAAAAGAATGTATTCATAATTCTCATATGTTTTATTTGAAAGTAAAAGATATTGAAGAAAGAACAAAATTTTTAGAATATTTAAACAAAAATGGAATATTTGCAGTATTTCATTATGTACCTCTGCATTCGTCCGCTGCCGGTAAAAAGTTCGGTAGATTTGTTGGGAAAGATATTTTTACAACACGAGAAAGTGAAAGATTGGTAAGGCTGCCCATGTATTATCAATTAAAGCCAAAAGATATTTACTATATTAGCAGGATTGTTCATGACTATTTCTCAAACTAA
- a CDS encoding class I adenylate-forming enzyme family protein: MIINFLIKNAKQFPDRAAIIVSDKTYTYSELTEDVKCLSQLLENVGVQKKEHILILLDNSYEFVVTMFAVANLGAVLVPINTTMSDDAIEKAMKSSDIQYIIGLSNVIKQHADKLQTILDSKKWIVVGEKVLESKVFQDIKRYRTKTYSLGQYDIDITSPYILTMTSGSTGEPKPIIFSQETKINRAMLSAKELYGLIQEDVIIASSPMYHSLAQRLVLLPIMLGATSVLLKKFNPQVWLEAVEKHKVSFAILVASNLELLLLKLKEKTFNLDSLRTVVSSSALLKDDIKSECIKQFNADFHEMYGASEIGTATNLSPNDSKNKVSSVGTPLRYVDLKIVDDNGEEVVANTEGEIICKTLTKFVGYYKNEKATNESVKNGYFYTGDIGYVDDEGFLYFKGRKKDVINVGGTLVYPKDIEDVISKFEFVEECAVIGVDDIYFGEAVVAVIVPKKNMDFNLTKIKLECRNSLADFQQPMGYEIIEALPKNSMGKVMKFKIQEMFKDYDASALIRKLMKI; this comes from the coding sequence ATGATAATAAACTTTTTAATTAAAAATGCAAAACAGTTTCCGGACAGAGCAGCTATTATTGTATCTGATAAAACGTATACATATTCGGAGTTGACGGAAGATGTTAAATGTTTATCTCAACTTTTAGAAAATGTTGGTGTTCAAAAAAAAGAACATATATTGATTTTATTAGATAATTCATATGAGTTTGTTGTAACAATGTTTGCAGTTGCCAACTTAGGTGCTGTTTTAGTGCCGATCAACACAACTATGAGTGATGATGCTATTGAAAAAGCAATGAAAAGTTCAGATATTCAATATATTATCGGCTTGTCAAATGTTATAAAGCAGCACGCAGACAAATTACAAACCATTCTGGATAGTAAAAAATGGATTGTTGTCGGTGAAAAAGTTTTAGAGAGTAAAGTTTTTCAAGATATAAAAAGATATAGAACAAAGACATACTCTTTGGGGCAATATGATATAGATATAACCAGTCCATATATTCTAACGATGACATCTGGATCGACAGGTGAACCAAAGCCAATCATTTTTTCTCAAGAAACAAAGATTAATAGGGCTATGCTAAGTGCAAAAGAACTTTATGGACTGATTCAAGAGGATGTTATAATCGCATCATCGCCTATGTACCACTCTCTAGCACAGCGACTTGTTTTACTCCCTATTATGTTAGGTGCTACATCAGTGCTTCTAAAAAAATTCAATCCTCAGGTTTGGTTAGAAGCTGTTGAAAAACATAAAGTTTCTTTTGCAATACTAGTTGCGTCTAACTTGGAATTGTTATTACTCAAATTAAAAGAGAAGACTTTTAATTTGGATTCATTGCGCACAGTTGTTTCATCTTCAGCGTTATTAAAAGATGATATAAAAAGTGAATGCATTAAACAGTTTAATGCTGATTTCCATGAAATGTATGGGGCATCAGAAATAGGAACAGCAACAAACTTATCACCTAATGATAGTAAAAATAAAGTGAGCAGTGTTGGAACGCCTCTAAGATATGTTGACTTAAAAATAGTTGATGATAATGGTGAAGAAGTTGTTGCAAATACTGAAGGTGAGATTATTTGTAAGACTCTTACAAAATTTGTAGGATATTATAAAAATGAAAAAGCAACGAATGAAAGTGTAAAAAACGGATATTTTTATACAGGAGATATCGGATACGTCGATGATGAAGGGTTTTTATATTTCAAAGGAAGAAAAAAAGATGTCATCAATGTCGGAGGTACTTTAGTGTACCCAAAAGATATAGAAGATGTTATCAGTAAATTTGAATTTGTTGAAGAATGTGCAGTGATAGGTGTTGATGATATCTATTTCGGAGAAGCGGTAGTTGCTGTAATAGTGCCGAAAAAGAATATGGATTTTAATTTAACAAAAATTAAATTAGAGTGTAGAAATTCTTTAGCCGATTTTCAACAGCCCATGGGATATGAAATTATTGAAGCTTTGCCGAAAAATTCAATGGGAAAAGTGATGAAGTTTAAAATTCAAGAGATGTTCAAAGATTATGATGCCTCGGCTTTAATTAGAAAGTTAATGAAGATATAA
- a CDS encoding gluconokinase, GntK/IdnK-type — MIYIVCGVSGAGKTSVGIRLAELLTCPFYDADDYHSDINIEKMANNIPLTDDDRSQWLEKLSQEIKGWNEHNKMSVLACSALKEKYRKILSKGSFDIVQYIFLDIDYDTAYRRLKARQNHFFSEELLKSQYDILEINNNVLTVSMGNDNSVDEICSKIMTQIGKDML; from the coding sequence ATGATCTATATAGTTTGTGGCGTATCAGGGGCGGGTAAAACTTCGGTCGGTATTAGATTGGCAGAACTGTTGACCTGTCCTTTTTATGATGCAGATGATTATCATTCTGATATCAATATTGAAAAAATGGCAAATAATATTCCTTTAACGGATGATGACAGATCACAGTGGCTTGAGAAGTTATCTCAAGAGATCAAGGGCTGGAATGAGCACAATAAGATGAGTGTTCTTGCATGTTCTGCATTAAAAGAAAAATATAGAAAAATATTGTCTAAAGGATCGTTTGATATCGTACAATATATATTTTTAGATATAGATTATGATACTGCTTATCGACGTTTAAAAGCGAGACAGAATCATTTTTTCTCAGAAGAGCTTTTAAAAAGTCAATATGATATTTTGGAAATAAACAATAATGTATTGACCGTCTCTATGGGTAATGATAACTCTGTAGATGAGATATGTAGTAAAATAATGACTCAAATTGGTAAGGATATGTTGTGA
- the gnd gene encoding decarboxylating NADP(+)-dependent phosphogluconate dehydrogenase has product MKYDIGVYGLGVMGQNIALNFANHGFNVAVFNRYDVNEEKAVQKFMDKKCRNKTVTRFLNINDFVSSLKNPKKILMMITAGNAVDKVIEETIQYLAKNDILIDGGNSHYEDTKRRLDFLASKQIRYLGCGISGGSEGALKGPSIMVGGDVSAWNDTKEILQAIAAKDRNNEYCCRWIGSEGSGHFVKMVHNGIEYSLMQIIAESYDMQKRMLNMQPDEIKKVYDDWNEAEGRSYLMKITAQIVTMTDKNGNYILDEILDSSSHKGTGKDTSIAALNLGVPAPPLTASVNERYISSLSDLRFCYSSKSVSEKELYAQIQTHLLRLKDAQYLAQIISYVNGLMIISEASDKFNWNINIQEVAKVWLNGCIIESEILYKLVDIIEKQNTNNKNLLLSRQIIDCVNLKVENLRETVLTAITHRIPIPVMSSVLSFLDSISSEVLPANLIQAQRDYFGQHGYQKKGMSDTMTFHLRNDNENI; this is encoded by the coding sequence GTGAAATACGATATAGGTGTATATGGACTTGGCGTCATGGGACAAAATATTGCATTAAATTTTGCAAACCATGGATTTAATGTGGCAGTTTTCAATCGGTATGATGTCAATGAAGAGAAAGCCGTACAAAAATTTATGGATAAAAAATGTAGAAACAAAACTGTTACCAGATTTTTGAACATAAATGATTTTGTAAGCTCTCTTAAAAATCCTAAAAAAATCTTAATGATGATTACTGCAGGTAATGCGGTGGATAAGGTTATAGAAGAAACAATTCAGTATTTAGCCAAAAATGATATTTTGATAGATGGCGGGAACTCACATTACGAAGATACAAAAAGAAGACTTGACTTTTTAGCATCAAAACAGATCAGGTATCTTGGATGCGGTATTTCCGGAGGTTCTGAAGGCGCTTTAAAAGGTCCGTCAATAATGGTCGGCGGCGATGTAAGTGCATGGAACGATACAAAAGAGATACTGCAGGCAATAGCTGCTAAAGATAGAAACAATGAATATTGTTGTCGATGGATCGGTTCTGAAGGTTCCGGGCATTTTGTTAAAATGGTGCATAACGGTATCGAATATTCGTTAATGCAGATCATAGCAGAATCATATGATATGCAAAAAAGAATGCTCAATATGCAGCCTGATGAAATTAAAAAAGTGTATGATGATTGGAATGAAGCAGAGGGACGCAGTTACTTAATGAAAATCACTGCACAAATAGTTACGATGACCGATAAGAATGGTAATTATATTTTAGATGAGATCCTTGATAGTTCCAGTCATAAAGGAACAGGCAAAGACACCTCTATCGCTGCATTAAACCTAGGTGTCCCGGCACCGCCGTTAACAGCCTCTGTAAATGAAAGATATATATCAAGTCTATCAGATTTACGTTTTTGTTACTCTTCCAAAAGTGTAAGTGAAAAGGAGTTATATGCTCAAATACAGACGCATTTATTGAGATTGAAAGATGCTCAGTATTTAGCACAAATTATTTCATATGTAAACGGACTGATGATCATTTCTGAAGCCTCTGATAAATTTAATTGGAACATAAACATTCAAGAAGTTGCCAAAGTTTGGTTAAACGGATGTATTATTGAATCAGAGATATTATATAAATTAGTGGATATTATTGAGAAACAAAATACGAATAATAAAAATCTTTTACTGTCCCGGCAAATAATAGACTGTGTAAACTTAAAAGTTGAAAATTTAAGAGAAACCGTACTTACAGCCATTACGCACCGTATTCCGATACCTGTGATGTCATCCGTTTTGTCTTTTTTAGATTCAATATCGTCTGAAGTGCTGCCTGCAAATCTGATACAAGCGCAAAGAGATTATTTTGGTCAACATGGATATCAAAAAAAAGGTATGAGCGATACAATGACTTTTCATTTAAGGAATGATAATGAAAATATTTGA
- a CDS encoding cyclase family protein, with the protein MKIFDVSVPVSKNMISWPGDPSVELSKSVSIAKGDLCNVTNLCMGVHSGTHIDAPYHFIESGDTVDAIDIELLIGDCLVIEVDVQTTIEYEDIRSYNIHGYTKILFKTKNSTFWKDDFFHKDFISLGMSAAKYLVENNIGLIGIDYLSIESFNSKDASIHKFLLEKNVIILEGLNLANIKSGRYELICMPLKLIGTDGAPARVVLKSLEN; encoded by the coding sequence ATGAAAATATTTGATGTTTCTGTTCCGGTTTCGAAAAATATGATATCCTGGCCTGGTGATCCGTCCGTTGAACTGTCGAAGTCGGTATCCATTGCAAAGGGCGATCTCTGTAACGTAACGAATTTATGCATGGGAGTCCATAGCGGTACGCATATAGATGCTCCGTATCATTTTATTGAATCCGGCGATACGGTCGATGCGATAGATATTGAACTGCTGATCGGTGACTGCCTCGTAATAGAGGTCGATGTTCAAACAACCATAGAGTATGAAGATATCAGATCATATAACATACATGGGTATACGAAGATTTTATTTAAAACTAAAAATTCTACGTTTTGGAAAGATGATTTTTTTCATAAGGATTTCATCTCATTGGGAATGAGTGCTGCCAAATATTTAGTTGAAAATAATATAGGTCTGATAGGTATAGATTATTTGTCTATTGAATCATTTAATTCTAAAGATGCTAGTATTCATAAATTTTTGTTAGAAAAAAACGTAATTATCCTTGAAGGTTTGAATCTGGCGAACATTAAAAGTGGAAGATATGAGCTTATATGTATGCCTTTAAAACTGATAGGAACGGATGGTGCACCGGCAAGGGTAGTTCTAAAAAGCCTTGAAAATTGA